AGCAGGCCAGCGATAAGGATCGTTGATGAGCCTGCTCGGCTCCAAGCGGGtgactgctgttgctgcctctTTTCGTCTGCTGCTAGAGGCACCACGGTCcgcagcgacaacaacgGCGCGCAGCCCAAAGCCAGGAAGCACTCCACCCGATACATGGCAGCGGAGAgatccaccaccaccgctagCACCACACCACTTGTGAAGCGCAGGATCATCCGATACCGCCGCGACCCGCGGAGCATAAGCTCCACTGCGCATGGATGCTTGCTGGCGTCGTGCCCAAGTTCGATGGCGCGTGTACGCCACGTTGGGAGCACCGTAACCTTCATCAGGGAGCTGTAAAGGCGCAGGagaggctgcagcagcccctTACACGCCAGGCCAATCGCGCGCTGCTTGGCGAAACTCGCGTGCTTCTGTAGCCCAAACGAGTAACTCGACGTCCGCACGGTGCCGTCACACTCGACGTGCATGAACTCCATGCGGCTCCTCAACGAGTTGGCCTCAGCAGAGTGTGAGAAGTTTGGCACGAGGCTCGTGTGCGTCTCAGAAatgagcggcggcggcgcccctccccctgtcgTCTCGGTCGGTGTACTGTCAGAGAGCGCGGCAACGTCAGGCGTCTCGGGCTGTAGCAatggatggcgctgcggcgtaTCAGCTGCGGACAGGGAAGATGCTGAGTTGCCAACGAAGGATGCAGCGGTGTGGCTGGCGAGCAGGTGCGCGGGCGGCCCGGCTATCGGCGAAGATCCGGCATGCGTTAGCGCAAGCACACCGGCGGGAACCAGCTGCAAAATGTTCTCGGCGCTCCTGTCAGATAAGTGTAGGCCTGTGCCAGCGATGCCtagcccctctccctcgtaATCGTCTCCGCACAGCCCCCACCCGCCATCTGCGTGCTCTTTCATGACATTGGTGTACCGCCGCGTGCTCGCCAGCGACTGCACGGTGTACAGCATCATATATGCCGTCTCGTCCTGTGGGTGGGTACATGTGACGCACAGGAGCGTATGCGACGAGACACAGTGCCACCGCATCTCAGTGATGTGGTAGATGCCGACCGAGGTGGTGAGCGCGCGGTCTGCCAGCGTCATGtacgcaccagcagcgggcgaCACGGACGCCCCAGGAGGCGTTGCAAGTTCGCCTGCTGGTCCAGGAAACCCACCGACCGGAGCTGGGTGTGGCGTTGGCCAGAAGCCCGGCGTTCGCACGGCGCTAAAGTTACGATCCTCATCCGGCGTGGCAGCGTGTATGCCTCCCGATGCAGGGTTGGTagcgaagaggaagggggcggcTGTAGACGTGGCAGTACTGAAGCAGCGCTCACCCACCACGTTGGGTGACGCAGGGGACGACATGGCCACATGACCATCCGCAGGGAAGACacgagagggaaagacgaCGATCGTAGCGTGACCTACTGCGAGGGCAACATGGTGATTCACACGGCACACGGCGAGGCTACGGTAGGCTCCCATGGAGCGCCACACTACGCGATCCGGcagttgcgctgcagctgcgccactaCCTGCGGCAGAGGAAGACGTCAGCGCGCCATCGCTGTTGCCGAGCACGatcagcaccgcctctgcaTCGAACACCACGCACAGCGTGTTGACGGACACAAAATCGATCGTCTGCACAGCGGAGGGACGTGCGGGGGCAGGTATCCGCACtggcacaacagcagcggcagtggcgcctcCAAGACTGGTGCCTGCCGCAGTGGGCGTGGCGCCACGGTATGAGGTACTCAAGAAGGAACTGGTGTTGGTCTCGGTCAATCCAGGGTGAGTGGGCGACAACGTCGCGCTCAAGGGGAACACCAcccgcctccaccgcagccgccctGTCATGCCACGCTGTCTCTGTGTTAGTTGCGCGGCGCTCGTGGTGGGGCCAGAGGTCCTCGCCGCGGCGGACGAAGAAGACGCATTCGATGTTTGAAAACGGTCGTTGGGGCTGTGCATAGACGCGTGTCGACTCGGTGAACGCCCAGCCGTGCCCGACGACGCGGCGCCAGAggatggtggcggtgtctCGCCAGTGCCCTCGGCGTCGTTGCCCTCCGCTGTTCGCCAAAACGAAGATGCACAGGTGTTGTACCACTGCTCCCCAGCATCATCGAACTCAAACAGAAACACTTCCGCTGTCGTGGCGACAGCAACGCGCAGCATGTCATCAGTAGAGTAATACACCGACactgcgcacacgtgcgaCGCCAAAGTTGGCAATGTACGAGGGAGCTTTCTTGGCTTGCAGTCTGTTGCTGGTCTTGAGGTCGTGGTAGCAGTCGCTACGGTAGTTGTGGTCGCAGTGCTGAACGTCGCGTCTGCAGCCGCTTCCGCCGTCCCATCAAACAGAGAGCCACTTTGCGCTAGTACTACGCCGTTcttcagcagcaacagtctGCTTCCTCCCGTGATGAGGGCTGTGTAGAGGTCCCCTTTGTGACTCATGTAGTGGGTGTCATGAGCGCACTCCTGTGGAAAGAGCACACGCGGAGGCTCGTGaggcgaagacgacgacatgTCCTGAACAGCCTCCTAAATTTGgtcgttttcctctttgtATACGTGTNNNNNNNNNNNNNNNNNNNNGttatacgtgtgtgtgtgtgtgtgtgtgtgtgtgtgtgtgtgtggctcaATGACTCTTGTGCAGACGGCACGCGCAGGTACACACCGCGCCTAGGTGTGCGTAGACAGACCAGCTACGcacaccctccccccacaagaagagcaagcgggcgaggaggagtcgAACGAAGCACTTGGTGGGTGaacgagaggcgcacgcatCCAAGACGACAACAATACGGATGAGAATAACGTTCTGGTCGAGATCGTACGACCAGCTGCCCTGTGCTGCGGGAaacgaggaggggagggggagaggggggaagggggagaggaggggagggggagagggggggaataCAAGACTGCAAGGAAACTGTGCAAGtcagaggaaaggggaagaaacaaaaagcgGCGGGTTTACGCGTGGACagaggagatggcgcaggTCGATGGAAACGCAGAAACACGCGCAGAGAGCCACAACGAGGGGTGGTGAAAGAGATGGGCGAGAGAAGAcgcaaaggggggggagagcgggAAAGCGAGATTGAGAGCGTGTGGAAAAGAGCGAGTCACGAGCGCATACCACACGCAGGGCAGTGCCGTCGGAGGAGGATAGGAGGGGGCCCAGTCCttgggaagaagaaaagcccTCGTGATAGGCGAGAACGAAGAATCAGAGAAAAGACAGGGCCACCGCGTTTGCATTGCGCTGAGATCGGTCACACCCATGACAGTTGGTTTAGTGAGGTGTGCGAACATGggtggggcagcagcgggggggggggggggggcagagatCTCgcaagaaagggagagcgcTTAAAATGGGAGAAGAGtggcctccccccctctcccatcCTGCACCCCCTTCGCTGCACACAGCGGAAGCGGCATGCACCCGTGCGCGTAAACGCAGGCACAAACGCAGTGGCAAGGGATGGCGTGCGACCAGACACGAGTAAAATGCACGAGCAAGACAAGATGACGGAGAAAGGATGCCTGAAGAGCGCAGCCTTCGCGGGCCTTGGCACCAAACCACACGTCAAAGCTTGCCCTCATCGAACATGTGTGAGCCTTCGAATCATCGGCGCTGCggggcaacggcagcagcagtgattCCATCTACCCAgacctccagcgccgcctcctccgcgcgACTGGCCGCCTCCAGTGCGACTGTGACAGCATCGCGGCTCTCACCATCCCTGCAGGGGAGTTCAATGTGAGGCCCGACAAGTGAGGCCTTGATCAGCAACACCTCACCCATGCCGACATCGCGCACGGACAGAAATAAGCGGTGCATCGCACCTACGTCCAGCCACGCGGAGCACACCTCTTGTACATCAACCAGAGATGGTGTGGCCCCTATAGCCGCTCCAGATATGGTTGCAGAACCGTTCATGCTGTACCGCTGCTTTGACTTCCGTCGTACCACGAGCAGGCCTGGTTGGCGCTCGTGCTGACTTGACTGCCCCACGTTGAGAAGGCTCTTAGCGCCGGTGTCATACATATACTCGGACAGCGTGTCTTCAAGgtacgcggcggcgctgcggccgtCACCAATCAGCGTCCACACTGCAGACATGTTAGCGAGTGAGACACAAGTAGGAGAAACAGGAGACGAGGTGTCGCAGCTCAGCACTGACTCCtcgcgagcagcagcgtctcctgGAGGTTGCGATGACCTCTGCGCAGTCCATACGATGATGGAGCCAAGGGTGGTGAAGACGTTGGATGCGACCGGAGCCAGGTGGATATTGCCGTAGCGCGCGTCGCAGGCGGGTACGTGGAGCAGAAGCCGGCCTGACCGCGAAcagacgccgctgccgccgcgcagggCCACCTCGCGTGGCAGCCAGAGCGAGGGAACGTAGGAGGCAATGCGGTACATCGCACtaagagctgctgctgcgaagaCCCCTGCATCACCTTTGCTAACGGGTGTCGTGGCAGTGCTACCCTCCGTCGAGTCACTCTGACCCAGGTGACTCTCACCTGCGAAGAATGACGTGGGGACAGTCATGCACACCACCAGTGCGTGTGTACTCAGCACCCGCGGCGAGTGCAGCTGAAGTACATAGAGCTCCTCCGCTTGTGAGCCTGTGTCCGCCGCATCAGTGGGGGAAGGCCGCCGCGCTACAGCAGAGCCGCCCGCGTGGTTGTCTAAGACATGGGTAAGTACCTGCTCGCCATCTCCAGCACCTCGACGAATGCAGAGCAGGTACGATGTGCACCGCGGCACAACTAGCGGAGCTCCGACATCGCGTGCAAGCAGACGCATGGAGCGCTCCGTGCTGCTCAGCAACGGATCCTCTACggcaagctgctgctgctctgccttgTGCAGCACGGCATCAAGCTGCTCCGACACGGGACGAGGCGACGTTGAAAGTCTTCGCAACTCCCACTCGCTCACGGCACCGCTCATCCTGCCATCACCTCGGTCTCGCTGACGGCTAAGAAACTGATGCACATGTGCTTCCCATGACTGCTCCACTAAGGGAAAACTGTAGAAAGAGTGCGGtgcggcgcctgcgccgcccaGTTGGAGTGCAGCTACCGCCAACACCGTTTCGGCTGCCACCATCGTCGTGTACAGCGCCAACCCCTCCCAGCACAGCTGAAGGTCGTactggagaaggtgctgcactgcagaGGCAATACCCCCATCACCGGCGGCGGGACATGCGGAGACGGTGTAAGGGCTCCAACACGCCCTACCCCCGTGGGCCTCGTCAACGGCGCTGTGgtgatgcagcggcggcagcggtagtgAGGAGCAGGACGGCAGGAGTAGCTGAACAAAAGCTGCACCGGCGGCTGAGTAAAGGCTCAGCCCCCACGCTGGGCTGAGAGCGTCGTTTCCCATGTCTGCCAGCACGTGCGGTGCGCACGGTTCCCGCAGTTGTGTGAAGACAGATGCACGAGTCACTGTCTTGGTAGTCCGCGGAGACACTCGCGCCGACTTGCCCTCAGGAGCGTCGGTGGCGCCTGCGCTCCTGGTAAAGTATCGGAACCCGTCCAGCTCGAGGGTTGGAGTACGATAGAGGGACTCTAGGTGCGCCAGAATCCGATGCACCACATCGTCGGCAGTACCACAGGCCTCTGATGTCAACGTTCCGCTGTCCCACACTACTTCCAAAAAGAGCCGAAAAAggggctgcagcgcagccgcaaTCGAGCAGGAGACAGTGGCGGTTGCGTTGTCAGCAGACGTGGATGacgccaccacagcgagaGTCGCGGGAGACGAAGGAAGCGCCGTGACCTCCACTACCCAtacgcgcagcggcgcacactCACGTTCGACGCAGCCGCTCTCCGCTGTCGCAGTAGCGGAAGACGCCGCGCTACCACACCCCTGGGACGCGCTGACCCGCCACGAGGGCTGACGCAGGAGACTTGCACGCAGTCTCTCCGCGCACCAGCTTAATTTCCCTGAAGCGTccgatgcagcagcgtcagcgatGCCCACGCGACTCAGGTGCGGCACGAACAGCTCCGTCACGTACAGTGTCGCCCCGGTCTCGTCCATGCTCTCGAAGCGCGCCGTGTTGCTGGACGTGCCGAGCGGGAGTGCATCTCCTCTGATTGTGTTGTTGCACGCCGAGGCTGAATCGGTGGCGACCTTGCTGGCTTTCCCATGAACGTGGGAGAGGTGGTGAGAAGTCACGTCAAGTGTCCAGCGCCGAGGGGCGAGGATGCACTGCGTCGAGAAGCCCCACACGCGCCGAGGACACAGGTCCTCCATCGCCTGTCAAGTTTGTACCAAATGaggtggggaaaggggaggcgcccacgaagagaaaacagaAATCAGCTCGAGTCTTTGGGTATCGCAGCATGCATTCGTGAGGCAGTGCGGTGGCGATGACTTTACACGACGCTCTGATGGCGAGTGGGCACACGATGATGTTGAAGCGCGAAGATCACCACATTACCACACAATCGGAGAAGACGCACGAgccagcaagagagaaagaaaaaaagagagagaggtgagtgGCAAGGGAAATGTCGGGGGCCAACCGTGTggagggcggggggaaggggtatGTATGcgtgcagtgctgcgcagACACCCAGGCATGCGTGGATACAGCACGGTACGAGCGGGTTAGGGTTAAGGAGTGGGGAGAGAcacggaagagaggaggcgggacGGTGTGCATCCAACATCATCCTTGCTTCCGCTGTCTTCTTTGTAGTTCTTGTGCTCTCCgagcctcctcccctccccacatgGCGAGCAGGCGGATCGGTCAtcgtttttctcctcttctctcgtttgGCAATGGCCCTAAGCGTGCTCTTCATGGTCTTCCCCGCAGCTCTCCTACCGGCGCTCGGATACTCTTGATCCAACGCCGACACGTACACAGTCATTGTCTCGCTGGGGAGAGGTGGATGTGTCTGACGGTTACTCTTGACGTTGATTCTGCGGAACTGCAGTTCCTTTActcgagagagaaagagcgagtaGAGTTGAAGAAACAACTGCTATAAGACGCCGACAAGAACAACAGGACATCCAACACACTCAACGGACAGCCCCATgatgggaaagagaaagagaggacgagagggagaaaggaaacACGTCTAGAGTACGACAAACCTAAAAACACGAGGCGTTCAGATACTTTGAACAGCACatcgctgccccctcccctctctctctcctcgctcctcctcgcccatgCACATACGCTGCCCCTATCATAGGCTCCACACCGTTACACGCCCAGGCTGGTCTGAATCGGCAAGTTGACGAGCAGAAAACCGGCCATCACAAGAATGGCGCCGGTGACATAGACGCCGCTGAAGCGCGCACTCTTGAAGATCACGTCCACAACCATGGCAAGCGGGGTGGTGAGTGACAACCCGAGCGTGGCGACCACCGGCGAGGTGAGGACGACGCTGCGCGCCCACAGCACGTCGCTGAGATTAGTGCCAATGAGAGAGTTCATCAGCAAAGGCCACAACTGCTGCCACGTTGGCCACGCAAACTTCTCCGCGCCTGTCACGCTAAGCAGCACCAGACCAGGCCATAGAAGAAGAAGGTTCAAGATGCCCACCGCCCCAAATACCATTCCCATGGCAAATCGTTCATCGTCCGGCAGATGGAACTTCAGCACCGACGTGTAGGCGGCGTAAAAGAacgccgacagcagcgccgcgatgTTGCCACCAAGGGTGTTGCGCCCGTTAGCGGCGTTCTTGTCGGATAGTCCCACCAGAATCGTACCACTGACGCTGACCCCAACCGCCACCAACTGATGCGCACTcacacgctgccgcagcaacaCATAAGATAAGAAGAGCGCCCAGATGGATGAAGTGGAACTGAGGATCGTGTTAGAGGCGACCGAGGtgaacgagagggagaggttGAAGAGGTAGTTGGCTAGAAACCAAAGCGGGCAGAAGAAAAGCGCGCACTGCCAGATGCGCCGGAGAGAGTAGCGGCGAATGCGCTGCCGACGCGCGCGCTGATGATGTCGGcgtcgcggcggcacctCAGTACCGTTGTAGCGGAGCATGCTTGAGGTAATTGCTATTTCCCGGCCCTCCGCGACTTGCCATGGGGCAGCATCGACCAACGCGTCCTCATCCGTCAGGATAACACTAACCACCTCCTCTCGCGCACtcgacgccgaggaggtggaaaGGGAATAGTCACGGCACTCGTCCGCGACGTACAGCTGCATCACCGATCTCGCCACACCGTTCACATTGTCAACGTGGCCGTCACCACCGATGCCATCGTTGTCCGCCAGCACACTTCTGTCTGTAACACCGCCGCCCCTACGCACCTGTCGCAGGggggacggcggcgctgacggtgcCGCTCTAGCAGGGCGGTCACTCGCAGCTGACATCGCCAACCGTGACAGATGAACGCCGCCGTAGAGGGGTGGTTGCGTCGCATGCAGACCAGCACTTAGAAGCGGATGCAAGGAGGACGAGCCGAGGTTCAGCGACCGCTGAACTCCGCATTCTGTATTACTCCGAGCGCGCAGGgcagagtgggagagagtCAGGCTCACACCCGACACGGCCCTGCGATCATGAAGCATTTCCCTTGCCGCGCCAACCCTGACGGGCGGTAGTCTGGTGTCGTCACCGATTCCTacgtgctgctctctcttcctcctccgttcACCGCTGTGctcgccgccggcgctgtcCTCAGTCCCCTCCTCTATCGCCTCctgcctctccgcctcctcggtTGACGACGACTCCCTCGAGTACAGTCGCGCGTCCTCGACGCACACTGGCTGCGTCTGCGAAGTTTCGTCCCACGAAGTGCGCCGCCAGCGAGccgagagaaagaagccgGTGTTCCACAGGCAAAAGCCTGTCGTATTAAAGTACGTGAGGAAAAATGGCTTGTTGAACTCGAGGGTGCCAAAGATGTGCTGGATCCAGACCGAAGACTCCACCCAGATGACCGTCACGCACAAGATCAGGGCAACGCCGAGGCTGTACTTGGAGAGCGCCATGGATGACCTTAGGTGGTCCACAGCACAAAGTCCCTTATTGTATGCACGATCGGCCAGCTCGCGAAGGCCGCTGCCTTGGGTGGCGATAATCATCGATCCCGGCGCGTCATCAAtctccgcagcgccgccagcgctctCTTGGGCAGAGAGCGACGGCCAATTTGGCATGAGAACGAACGAGCGGAGGTCCACAGAAGCTTCACAGAACGAGAACGAAAGAATAGCAAACAATacatgcacatacacacgcagagagagagaaggaccgcggccccccccccccaagcGAAGGCGAAGCCAAGCAACGAGGGCAGGAGGGGTAAGGAAGCGCACTGGTCGGAGATGTCGTCAGCCACCCTGTTATTagcaacagctgctgccgttaGCGAAGACAAACTTCGCACAGGGGGGAAAAAGACGCACTGCAAGCACTCACAGCTACGCAAGACGAAGCGCAAGAGCAATAGAGAGTGAAGCAAAGTAAAAGTTAGTAGATTTTTTCGATCCCAGTCGTGACTATGTTTTCTCATTTCcgttcgctctctcgctcctttgTCCGTTGTTCGtccgtgcacgtgtgcttcTGGGCTGTAGCCCTGTGTGGACAGAGTGGCGGAAGGGGGGCGGGTATACTGTGCCgtttgtgcgtgtatgtgtgtgggtggggggaggggggatgaaTGTAAAAGGGAGGAAGTGTGCGGGGCGGCACGAATAAGTGGGGTAGGGCGCAAAATCAGCTCAAGATGGGACGCACATAACGAAAAAAGCACACAAATGTACGCGAggcagaaagggggaaaaaaaaataa
Above is a genomic segment from Leishmania panamensis strain MHOM/PA/94/PSC-1 chromosome 7 sequence containing:
- a CDS encoding hypothetical protein (TriTrypDB/GeneDB-style sysID: LpmP.07.0440), giving the protein MPNWPSLSAQESAGGAAEIDDAPGSMIIATQGSGLRELADRAYNKGLCAVDHLRSSMALSKYSLGVALILCVTVIWVESSVWIQHIFGTLEFNKPFFLTYFNTTGFCLWNTGFFLSARWRRTSWDETSQTQPVCVEDARLYSRESSSTEEAERQEAIEEGTEDSAGGEHSGERRRKREQHVGIGDDTRLPPVRVGAAREMLHDRRAVSGVSLTLSHSALRARSNTECGVQRSLNLGSSSLHPLLSAGLHATQPPLYGGVHLSRLAMSAASDRPARAAPSAPPSPLRQVRRGGGVTDRSVLADNDGIGGDGHVDNVNGVARSVMQLYVADECRDYSLSTSSASSAREEVVSVILTDEDALVDAAPWQVAEGREIAITSSMLRYNGTEVPPRRRHHQRARRQRIRRYSLRRIWQCALFFCPLWFLANYLFNLSLSFTSVASNTILSSTSSIWALFLSYVLLRQRVSAHQLVAVGVSVSGTILVGLSDKNAANGRNTLGGNIAALLSAFFYAAYTSVLKFHLPDDERFAMGMVFGAVGILNLLLLWPGLVLLSVTGAEKFAWPTWQQLWPLLMNSLIGTNLSDVLWARSVVLTSPVVATLGLSLTTPLAMVVDVIFKSARFSGVYVTGAILVMAGFLLVNLPIQTSLGV
- a CDS encoding hypothetical protein (TriTrypDB/GeneDB-style sysID: LpmP.07.0430), which produces MEDLCPRRVWGFSTQCILAPRRWTLDVTSHHLSHVHGKASKVATDSASACNNTIRGDALPLGTSSNTARFESMDETGATLYVTELFVPHLSRVGIADAAASDASGKLSWCAERLRASLLRQPSWRVSASQGCGSAASSATATAESGCVERECAPLRVWVVEVTALPSSPATLAVVASSTSADNATATVSCSIAAALQPLFRLFLEVVWDSGTLTSEACGTADDVVHRILAHLESLYRTPTLELDGFRYFTRSAGATDAPEGKSARVSPRTTKTVTRASVFTQLREPCAPHVLADMGNDALSPAWGLSLYSAAGAAFVQLLLPSCSSLPLPPLHHHSAVDEAHGGRACWSPYTVSACPAAGDGGIASAVQHLLQYDLQLCWEGLALYTTMVAAETVLAVAALQLGGAGAAPHSFYSFPLVEQSWEAHVHQFLSRQRDRGDGRMSGAVSEWELRRLSTSPRPVSEQLDAVLHKAEQQQLAVEDPLLSSTERSMRLLARDVGAPLVVPRCTSYLLCIRRGAGDGEQVLTHVLDNHAGGSAVARRPSPTDAADTGSQAEELYVLQLHSPRVLSTHALVVCMTVPTSFFAGESHLGQSDSTEGSTATTPVSKGDAGVFAAAALSAMYRIASYVPSLWLPREVALRGGSGVCSRSGRLLLHVPACDARYGNIHLAPVASNVFTTLGSIIVWTAQRSSQPPGDAAAREESVLSCDTSSPVSPTCVSLANMSAVWTLIGDGRSAAAYLEDTLSEYMYDTGAKSLLNVGQSSQHERQPGLLVVRRKSKQRYSMNGSATISGAAIGATPSLVDVQEVCSAWLDVGAMHRLFLSVRDVGMGEVLLIKASLVGPHIELPCRDGESRDAVTVALEAASRAEEAALEVWVDGITAAAVAPQRR